The Mailhella massiliensis DNA segment AAACTATGAAGTAAATTTTTTATGACATACTCTGATTTCTGGTGAAAGTTTTTAGTCTGCATAAAAATAGACCCCCAATACATAATATTGAATTCTTTATAATTCACTATTATCTATTGAATCAAACTTAAAAACGAGAAACTAATAGGAAAATGCTTTTAGAAAAATTGACGAAACAAATATATTATAACAAATACAACAATTCTATGGGACTGTTATGAAATTTCACACTTCCCCATACACGGAAGAAGCCTTTCTTCATATCTGAGGAAAGGCAACGTCGATTCAGGAACAGAAATTTTCCACCTTATTTTGTAAGGATAAACAGTCTAAACAACATTGTATGGCCTCTTATAATTAAAATTTCCACTGAAAGCAATAATATTCATAAAACCGTTGCAAAATTAGCTAAAAATCACATATATCCGATTTCACTTCATTCATTTTTAATACCAAAGATCCATATTAAACAATATCAATTTGGAATAATATTATAAACACACATAAATAATTTTATAAAAATTAATTCAATTACAGTAATTGATGCTTTATTTCAATATTGAACCATACAACAGGAAAGTTACTGAACTATACAGATTAAAAAATAAAATTTCATTTACAGGAATAAATCAATATTAATACGACATGCCGAGGCATGCTCTCTTATGTATCATAAACATGAAGGCATAAAAAATCCGACGGCGGAACTTTCCGCAAGGAAAGTTCCGCCGCTCCTCATCTGAAAAAGTGAAGAATACCAAAAGAAGCGCTATGCGCTGCGATACAGCTTGGTCATGACAAGTTCACGATGGCCGAGGGCTTCCGCGCAGGTGAAGCGACCGTTGGCGGTACGCACCATCATTTCCAGCAGCAGATCGCCGGCCTGGTCGAGGTTCATTTCCCTTCTCATGATCGGATTCACGTTCACGTCGATGTGTTCACTCATGGTGCGCACAGTACGCGGGTTGGCGGAAATCTTGATCACGGGCACGATGGGGTTGCCGATGACGTTGCCCTGCCCCGTGGGGAAGAAGTGAACGACGGCACCGGCGGCGGCGACCAGCGTGACCATTTCGGCGGCGGCGGAAGAGGAGTTCATGAACCACAGACCGGGATGCGTCGGAGCCTCGGCATAATCAAGGCAGCCGTCAACCATGCACTTCTTGCCGATCTTCTGGATATTGCCCAGAGCCTTTTCCTCGATGGTGGTCAGGCCGCCGAGGATATTGCCCTTGGTGGGCTGGGAATCGGACAGGTCGTTGGTCTTGTTGGCAATGATGAAATCATTGTATTCCGTCCACATGTCCATGAACTGCTTGGCGATCTCGGGAGTGCGGCAGCGCTGGGCGACGAGGTGTTCACCGCCGGTGATTTCGGAGGTTTCACCGAAGAACAGCGTGTTGCCGTTTTCATACAGCTTGTCGAAGGCGTTGCCCACGGTGGGGTTGGCCGCGATGCCGGAGGTGGTGTCGGATTCGCCGCACTTGCAGGAAACCCACAGTTCATCGATGGAGCATTCCACTCTCTGCTGTTCCGTGGCGTACTGCACCAGTTCCCGGGCCTTGCGGGAGGCTTCGCAGATGGTGTTGTGGTCGCCATGCTGTTCGATGGCGAAACCATACACCGGCTTGCCCGTCTTGGCGATGCCGTCGGTAATGACCTTGGTCCATTCAGGTTCGATACCGATGACGATGACGCCGGCAACGTTGGGGTTGCAGCCAAGACCTATGAGGGTGCGGAAATGCAGTTCAAGGTCGGCGCCGAACTGGAGACGTCCGTAATGATGAGGCAGTGCCATGGTTCCCTTGACCGCAGCTTCCACCGCCAGACAGGCGGCATTGGAAAGATCATCGAGGGGCAGGATGATGACATGGCTGCGGACACCGACTCGGCCGTTTTCACGGCGATACGCCATAACTTTCGTATTCTTGAGATCCATGATTTACCACCTTTTGGTCTTGACGTTGTGGACATGCAGATGTTCGCCCTTCTTGATGGGAGCGACGACCTTGCCGATATCCACGCCATATTTGATAACAGTATCACCCACGTTCAGGTCTTTGAGGGCCACCTTATGTCCGATGGGAATGTCGTCGAGTACGACGAATTTGATAAGGTAGTCTTCCTTCATGACCCAGCCTTCCAGTTCCTGACCGGCCTTGACCCCCTCTACCGTGATGACGCCAACACTGTCGCCATCCTGATGGACCAAAAACTGTACGGACATCGTGTGCCTCCTTTTCGATATTACTGTTATTCAGTTTATTTTATATTTTATATCTGATGAGACATAAAATATAAAATAAATTTTACCACCATTTGATACGTTCCGTCACATAATCACGAATCTTGACGAATTCGGGGTCGTCATAACGCCGCGGCCTCGGCAGATCCACAATGACTTCTTCTCTTATGGTACAGGGCTTTGGAGAAAGAATAAGAATACGTTCTGCCAGGTACACAGCCTCCTCGATATTATGAGTAATGAACGCTACCGTGCTTCCAAGCTCTTTCCAGATTCGCATAAGCTCATCTTCAAGATAGTAGCGCAACTTGACATCAAGCTGACCATACGGTTCGTCCATGAGAAGAAGGTCAGGATTGATGGCGAAATTACGGGCAATGACCACTCGCTGTTCCATACTGGCCGAAAGCTGCTGCGGATAATACGTTCTGTATTTCCGAAGGCCCACGATATCCAGCATCCGTTCCACTCGCTTTTCGATTTCATCTTCCGGGAGACGCTTGATGCGGAGCCCGAAACGGATGTTGTCCTCGACGGTCAGCCAGGGAATGGCCGAAACTTCCTGGAAGACGAAGGCAATGTTATGCGTTCTGGGGTCGGCGGGCACGCCGTCCACGAGAATGGAACCTTCCGTGATGGGGATGAAGCGGGAAAGGCAGTTGAGAAACGTCGTCTTACCGCAGCCGGTAGGGCCGACAATGCACAGCATCTCTCCCTTGTAGATGTTGAAATTGATGTCGTTGAGCACCAGCAGATCGCCATAGCATTTGGTAAGGTTCTTTACCGATACCTTGACTTCCCTGGATTCTGAGTATTCTTTTATGTTACCGACGTGCATGACGGGCTCCTGAATCTGGTGAGCTGGTAATGATAAGAAAAACGGTCTTGAAAAAACGCCATCTACAGGGAGCGTTTCCCTGCACCGGAGCGTAAGGCTGAACTTTTACAGAACCAGCTCAGTATCGTCAGACACCTTTTTACGCAGAGCAAGGAAGGCCGGATCCGTATAGTTGCGCGGTGCGGGAATATCTATGGGATACTCCGTTTTCACTCTGCCGGGCAAAGCCGACATGACGACTACGCGGTCGCCAAGATAAATGGCTTCCTCGATGTTGTTGGTCACAAACAGAACCGTGCGGCGTTCCTTTTCCCAGATGGCTCTGAGTTCCTGTTCCATGGCGTAACGGGTCTGCGCGTCCAGAGCGCCGAAGGGCTCGTCCATGAGCAGGATATCAGGGTCGTTGGCATAGGCGCGCGCGATGCTCACGCGCTGCTTCATGCCGCCGGAAAGCTGTGCGGGGTACGCCTTTTCAAAGCCTTCCAGCCCCACCATCTTGATGTAGTAGTGGGCCTTGCTCAGGCGTTCCTTGAGCGGAACGCCGCGCACGGCCAGCCCGAAGGCCACGTTGTGTTCCACAGTCTTCCAGGGGAACAGGGCGTAGCGCTGGAACACCATGCCGCGATCCGGGCCGGGGCCGGTGATGGGCTTGCCGTCGATGCGGGTTTCCCCGGCGTTCGGTTCAATGAGGCCGGCTATGCAGTTGAGCAGTACGGTCTTGCCGCTCTGGCCGGGGCCGAGAATGACCAGAAACTCATTCTCGTACACCTTCAGGGAAACCCTATCCAGCACATGCAGCAGCTGATTCTGCCCGGGAACATGAAAGGCCTTGGAGATGTTGTCGCATTCGATCTTTACCCGGGCCTGTCTGCCGTCGTGGGTCTGATTTTCATTTGCCATACGCTGCATCCTCCTACACCAGTTCTCTGCGCCAGGGGCAGAGCAGCCTTTCCACCCAGCGCAAGGCCGCGGCAAGCAGAGAGCCGACGATGCCGATGATTGCCATTCCCACGAGAATCATGGCGGGCTTGTTCAGGTCCATGCCCTGAATGATGATGAAGCCCACGCCCTGACGCGCCCCGACCATTTCCGCAGCCAGCACGCACATCCACGCCATGGAAAGCGCATTCTGCACACCGGCGAAAATGGAAGGCATGCATGCGGGAACGGCAACATTGAAGAACTGCTGGGAACGCGAGGCGCCGAAGGACTTGGCGGCGTCGATCAGCAGCGGATCAACATAGCGCATGCCGGTATAGGCGTTGAGGATCATGATGACGAAGGCGCCCACAAAGCAGATGAAGATCTTGGAACCTTCGGCCACACCCAGCCA contains these protein-coding regions:
- a CDS encoding UxaA family hydrolase; translation: MDLKNTKVMAYRRENGRVGVRSHVIILPLDDLSNAACLAVEAAVKGTMALPHHYGRLQFGADLELHFRTLIGLGCNPNVAGVIVIGIEPEWTKVITDGIAKTGKPVYGFAIEQHGDHNTICEASRKARELVQYATEQQRVECSIDELWVSCKCGESDTTSGIAANPTVGNAFDKLYENGNTLFFGETSEITGGEHLVAQRCRTPEIAKQFMDMWTEYNDFIIANKTNDLSDSQPTKGNILGGLTTIEEKALGNIQKIGKKCMVDGCLDYAEAPTHPGLWFMNSSSAAAEMVTLVAAAGAVVHFFPTGQGNVIGNPIVPVIKISANPRTVRTMSEHIDVNVNPIMRREMNLDQAGDLLLEMMVRTANGRFTCAEALGHRELVMTKLYRSA
- a CDS encoding UxaA family hydrolase, which encodes MSVQFLVHQDGDSVGVITVEGVKAGQELEGWVMKEDYLIKFVVLDDIPIGHKVALKDLNVGDTVIKYGVDIGKVVAPIKKGEHLHVHNVKTKRW
- a CDS encoding ABC transporter ATP-binding protein is translated as MHVGNIKEYSESREVKVSVKNLTKCYGDLLVLNDINFNIYKGEMLCIVGPTGCGKTTFLNCLSRFIPITEGSILVDGVPADPRTHNIAFVFQEVSAIPWLTVEDNIRFGLRIKRLPEDEIEKRVERMLDIVGLRKYRTYYPQQLSASMEQRVVIARNFAINPDLLLMDEPYGQLDVKLRYYLEDELMRIWKELGSTVAFITHNIEEAVYLAERILILSPKPCTIREEVIVDLPRPRRYDDPEFVKIRDYVTERIKWW
- a CDS encoding ABC transporter ATP-binding protein, which codes for MANENQTHDGRQARVKIECDNISKAFHVPGQNQLLHVLDRVSLKVYENEFLVILGPGQSGKTVLLNCIAGLIEPNAGETRIDGKPITGPGPDRGMVFQRYALFPWKTVEHNVAFGLAVRGVPLKERLSKAHYYIKMVGLEGFEKAYPAQLSGGMKQRVSIARAYANDPDILLMDEPFGALDAQTRYAMEQELRAIWEKERRTVLFVTNNIEEAIYLGDRVVVMSALPGRVKTEYPIDIPAPRNYTDPAFLALRKKVSDDTELVL
- a CDS encoding ABC transporter permease, coding for MTLSKRKMAVVAPVASICIFILLWELVSLNVSAEFLPSPLAVVKEAVRLFHANISGTSLIGHIGWSLSRVLIAFFLAIILGLPLGLYMGWSRIFEKIISPIFEVLRPIPPIAWIPIAILWLGVAEGSKIFICFVGAFVIMILNAYTGMRYVDPLLIDAAKSFGASRSQQFFNVAVPACMPSIFAGVQNALSMAWMCVLAAEMVGARQGVGFIIIQGMDLNKPAMILVGMAIIGIVGSLLAAALRWVERLLCPWRRELV